The genomic stretch TGCTCGCTTTCACCCGGGTAAGCGACCGCTTCCTTTGCCTTCCTTTCCCCTTTTAGGCTTACTTCATTGTCAAAAATGACTTTCTGTCTGTCATACGAACGGTACCCTGAGACAGCTGCCAGTTCATAGCCTTCCTTTTTGGCAGCATCGAACATTGTTTTTAATGCGTCGGCCGCTTCTTTTCTGATGTAACGTTTTTGAATCTTTTCTTCAAAAGAAAACTCTACATCAGGTATGACAAGATCGCTAGGTTCATAGTTTCCGGGCAGTGCATATTGTTTATTGACAAGCGCGAGTATATTTTCTGGATTTTGAATGGTTTCCAGACCATCGACTTTTTTAATATCATTGAAATACTGGCTTTCCAATGAAAACTCACTGTTTTGAGTGTTTGATTTTTTGCTGTCAGCTGTTTTTTGTTCTGTTTGCTTTGTTTCTGCTGTGGTTTTCGTATCCTTTTGAGCATCTCCGTTCGACATGCTGCAGCCGGCTCCGACTATTGCCGTTACACTCAGAGCGGCAGCCAGTGAGAACCATTTACCGGACTTTTTCATATTACATTACCTTCCTTTTATCAATCGTTTCCGCATGCATAAAGAAGAGGCTGCCGGCACCCAGCACGCCTCTTGATATATTTTATTGTGATACGGAATGTAAAGCCACTTCTATCATATCATGAAATGTCGTTTGACGCTCTTCCGCTGTCGTTTCTTCTCCTGTTAATACGTGATCACTCACGGTGAGAATTGACAGGGCTTTTCTTCCGTGCTTCGCTGCTAATGTATACAATGCAGTTGTTTCCATTTCAACGCCAAGCACACCGTATTTTGCAAGTTTTTCAATTTGCGAATCGTCATTGTAGAACTGGTCAGCTGTAAATACGCTTCCTACAGTCACCGGCACACCTTTATCCTTTGCGGCATCATAGGCATTTTTTAAAAGCTCGAAATCTGCGCAAGGCGCAAAATCAACGCTTCCGAAAGCAACTCTGTTCATTTGTGAATCAGTTGAGGAGGTCATCGCCAAAATGACGTCTCGCACTTTGACATCTTTACGAATAGCGCCGCAGGAACCGACTCTTATTAGATTTTGCACATCGTAGCTTTGAATTAATTCATTCACATAAATTGAAATAGACGGAACTCCCATTCCCGTGCCTTGTACTGAGATTTTTTTACCTTTATATGTACCCGTAAATCCATACATGCCTCTGACTTCATTGTAGCATTCTACATTTTCAAGATACGTTTCTGCAATAAATTTTGCTCTGAGAGGATCTCCCGGCAAAAGCACAGTATCCGCAATTTGTCCTTTTTCAGCACCTATATGTACACTCATCTCATATCCTCCTGTAAATCTAAATTATCATCCAGCCCGTCCATTTTACAACGAATGTCATGATGAAACAAACTTCAGCATTGATTATAAAGGAATATATCGAAAAAAGAAATGTTCGAGGATCTGTTAGGCACTTCCTCAGAAAAACGGATAATCGGGGTGTTAATTTGAAAACCTAACCGCAGGAAGGAGGGGTGGGACATGGGTAAAAAACATCGTAACCGGATCACCGGCCAAAAAAAGAACAATCATATACCTGAAAAAGATATCATTGCAGCTGAAGAAGCACACGGGAAAGAATATTCCGCTGCCAAACGCAAGCCTTAAAACTGCAGAAAACTGCGGGTTTCCGCAGTTTTCTTTTCATTATGTCGTTTGTACAATCAGACGATTGATTTTCCTCCAGCCGGCGGGAAGCAGTTGATAATATGTTTTCCCTTTTCTGCCTTCATCAATCAGGATCACGTCCCCTGTGGCCATGAATCTTGCATCATAATCACTCGGAACAGTGTCGAATACATTAAACAAAGAGAATGCTCTTTTCAGCACGTCTTGATGATCGCTCCCGTTCAGTTCAGTTCGATAGACGGCTCTGTAGCCCTTTTTTTCGCCAAACCGGGGTGTCTGAAATATTGTCACGTCATAGGAACAAGACTTCTTTTTAAACACGGATAACATCATCAAGATCCCCTCCCTTTTATTTCTTTAACATATTGGCGTTTTTGCTGTGTTTTCCTCTCTCTATTTTTGTCGAAACCGCTTAATCTTTTCGTCAAAACCTTTTACTAGGAAAAACAGAAGCAAGCCGAGGCTAAAGCCTCCTAACACGTCTGTCACAAAATGAACCCCCAGATACACTCTGCTTATGCCGACTAAAACAGCAATTACACCGGCTATGATATATACCATTTTTTTATGCTTAGACAAAAACGGGAGATGTTTCACTAAAAAGTAAGCAATAACAGGATAGACACAAGCAGCATTCATGGAATGGCCGCTCGGAAAACTGAAGGATGATTCATGAACCAGCGGTGCAAAATCAGGCCTCACTCTTTCGATCCATTCTTTTAAGACTTTGTTTAACAGCCGATCTGTGCCGAATACTAAGAGCATCAACAGGCCGTCCCATGTTTTTCTGTAGAAAAACATGCCTGCTCCAATGATGACAATTAGAGGGAGCAGAAAAGAAGAAGCACCAAGATGCGTGATCCCCGTCATGACTTCATTAAGCCATGGCTGACGGATCAAAACAGCTGCCTTGCTTATTGCTTCATCTGCAGATTGAACAGCATTTGTATGAATGGCCGCAGCTAGAATTAAAAAGAAAAGAAACAAACTAACGGGCTTGTACAATTTTAACCACCTCAATTTTCACAGAAGTCATAGAACATGAATAATAAAACCGGAGCTGACCGCTCCGGTTTTAAGCCTCACTCATCTTCATCCAGCTCTTCATCTATCATACATTTTTCTATCAAATAATCAAAGGTAATATCAGCGATTTCAAACAGCTCATCCTCACTCGGTATGTAGCCCCGTCTTGCAAGCTCTCTGTAAAAAAATTCAGCGATTTCTTCCGTATCAATCACAAGATCTATTTCTTTCATCTCCGTACCGCCTCCTTTTTTATGTTTTATGAAAAAACAGGCTGAATTATACCCGGTGTTCTAAACAATTCTTTCAGTCATATATTGAATAAAAAACGAGCCATGGGAGGCTGACGCTATGATTGCTAAAATGATGGAAGCACTGGACGGAGAAAGATTTGATATCATAATGGAAAAAACGCTCAAAGGAATGACGCGTGTGATGATTTGGGGCTGTCTGCCATATTTTTTATATGTCTTGATCCGTATGTTCACAAATTAACTGAAATGCTCTTTTAAACTTTCCAAAACAAACATCATCATGTCTTTATATTCTTCATCCTGAAACATTTCGTACAGAATTTTGTAGTCATTATAAATATCCAGAAGCTCATCAACAATTGACACAGCAAGGATGTGAAGGGTATCTTGATCTTCATCACCGCCTTCAAACTGAAGAAGAGCAGACGATGCGATATCTTCGCCGATCTCATGGCCAGTTTCTCCGACATAATGGACAAACAACAGCTGATGCACAAACTGGTCCATTTCATATTTTCTAAGCACCAGCGTGAGATCCTCTTCCTCCGTTTCAAGCCACTCTCCATCCTTTAAACGGGTCAGCTCATAAATGATATCTTCCCAGCCATCTTCTAAATATCTCCAAATTTCTGTTCTATGGCCGATAATGCGAAAGAGTTCTTTTCCATAATCTTTAACATAAACAACGTCCCCAATAAGGAATTCATACTCAATATCAAGCTTCTCCATGTCGACAATGACACCCTCATAATCTTTATAAAGCTGAATAGATGATTCAAAGTATAAAACTTCGTTATGATTGACTTCATAAAGATAGTGTTTATCAATTTGGTGTACTTTTGTGATGGTGCCGACTGTTCCATACATAATGACGACTACGATATCCCCTACTTGGAATTTCGGTTTATTTTGCTTCATGGTGTCTCCCCCTCGCCGCAACATTTCTCATACGCTATCGTATGCCGGGTGAAGCCAATTCGCATGGGCATGAAAACCAAAGGAAATATCCAATTATGGTATGGGTATGGACATAAAAAAATCCGCAGTGATCTGCGGATGAAACAGCTATTATCTGCCGTGCACTTCAGACTCGTATTGATCCCAAGCTTCATCAAACGTCGCCATCGTGTGAAGGTAATCAGCATTCAGCTCCAAATATGAACTGATTTCATGATAATCGGTTGATGTTTTTGGAAAGCTGTGATCCTCATACGCCTGATTGGCAAATTCACTGATGCTGTCCTTCGGCTTAGGGTGTCTGTATTTCAATAAATAGTGATAAAAGGATTTCATGGGTTTCCCCTCCTGATGTCTGTCTTTTGTTGTTCTATTATACAGTTCAAGTGTAAAATTACAACAAAAGAATACTGAAACATGACTCAGGAGAAGTCAAAATAGTTGCGTTTCAAAATTCTTTCTGTCTCCATGAGCTGCTGATATGTCAGGCTTTCAGGCAGTTTTTTTGTTTGAATTAAAAGCAGCTGATCCTCAATCTCTTTAACCGTGTTTTCCTCTTGATAGGTCATACCGCAGGAAGAACATACCATGGCAGGGGTGTCTGTCAGTTCTATAGCCCTCGTTCCATCAGGGAGCTCCCAGTACACCGTGTTCCTGCCGGGCACCGCTTCGAGCTCGCCGCACCATTCGCATGTTTTCATGAAGAATCCCCTCCGCATTCAGTCTCTTTCTGTTTTTTCTGCTGCGCCAAAAATTTCTTTTCTTTGAGCTGATCTCTTTTCTCACGCCGATCTTTTAATGTTTCATGCTCCGGATTTGCGATGTATGCCTCTCTCCTTTTGATTCTGTCTACATTTTCAGGTGTAAACGAAACTTCTTTGTCAGCAAAAATGGCACTCAGCCCGATCGGCTCCTTTTTGTCAGCGGTTTCAGGGAAAACGGACTCAAAATAGGCGTCTGCCTGATTGGGGATATAATTCTCTGGTTCCGGATATGACGTAATCACACCTTCAAAATTTCTTAAGATCACTTTGTCAGGACTTTGTGACAGGACATAGTTTGGCTGCAGGGCGATTTTACCTCCTCCGCCTGGTGCGTCAACGACAAAGGTAGGAACCGCATAGCCTGAGGTATGACCTCTCAGCCCTTCAATGATCTCCAAACCTTTGGAAACAGGAGCTCTGAAATGCCCTATTCCTTCTGACAGATCACATTGGTAAATATAATAAGGACGGACTCTGATTTTTACCAAGTCATGCATGAGCTTTTTCATAATTGGAACCGAATCATTAATACCTGCTAATACGACAGCCTGATTTCCGACCGGCACTCCCGCGTTCACCAGCTTTTCACATGCCTCAACGGATTCTTCTGTCATTTCGATGCTTGTGTTAAAATGGGTGTTCAGCCAGACCGGATGATATTTTTTCAATATCTCGCACAGATGATCGGTAATGCGCTGCGGAAAGACGACGGGAGCTCTTGTTCCGATTCTGATGACTTCCAGATGCGGAATGCTGCGCAGCTCTTTTAAAATATATTCTAAAATTTGGTCGTTGATGAGCAGCCCATCACCGCCTGAAATTAAACAATCGCGGATTTCGGGTGTTTCCCGGATATAAGCAATTGCAGCATCAAGCTGTTTTTTGGGGACGCCCATTCCGATTTGTCCGGAAAAGCGCCTTCTTGTGCAGTAGCGGCAGTACATGGAACATTGATTCGTGACAAGAAACAGCACACGGTCGGGATAGCGGTGTGTCAGACCGGGTACCGGTGAATCTTCATCCTCATGAAGCGGGTCTTCCAGATCGTATTTTGTTTTGTGCATTTCTTCAGAAAGCGGCACAGACTGCATGCGTACCGGGCATCTCGGATTGTCGGGGTCCATTAAAGAAGCATAGTAAGGTGTAATATTTAAGGGGATCGTTTTGGTAGAAATTCTGACGCCTTCCTCTTCATCCTCGGTCAGATTAATGACTTTCTTTAAATCATCTAACGTTCTTACAGTGTGTGTCAGCTGCCAAAGCCAATCGTTCCATTTCTCTTCCGGAACGTCCTTCCATAACTCGATCTCCTTCCAATGCCGTTTCGGTTTATACCATTTGTTTTTCAAACGAACTCCTCCTCGCGCATATTTTGACTTACAGTTGCTTGCACCAAATATTCATGTTTTCAAGGCCTTCGGCTATAAAGCAATTATTGATCAGCCTTCCGCCATACTGATAACCTGAATGGTACAACACAGCATTCATCCCAAAAGACGAAGCACGGGCGAGAGAAAACACATGAACGATATCCTCTCCAGCCATTTCTTTTTCTAACGCCTCGATTAAAAAGCTTGTTAACGAATGGCCGCGATATTCCGGCAGCACAGCGCAATCGGTTATTTCTGCATGCCCAAGCTCTGGATTGATTTCTGCGCTTGCTGCGCTGATCAGGCGGTCATGATCAAGCATGATATAATACACCGTATTTGCATTCATCGTCTTTTCAATATAAGCGGGGTCAAATACCGGGGTTGGGTACGTGCGGAATACTTTTTTATACAGCATCGATAGCTGGTACATGTCGTTTGTTTCTGCTTTTCTCATCGTAAAAACGGGTGTACTGTCGTTGCGAAGACGGGGCGCTGTGCGATATATGGCTTCGATGATCTCCTGTTCCTCTGTATAAGAATCTGTTTGTCTCCGGCTTTCTGAAAGGTAACGTACCATGACACAAGCCGAATGGCCGAGATAATAGCCCTTTAGATAGCCCTCCGGCGCAAATAATTGTTTGGCAAGGATCGGCTCATCATGCTGCTTCGCATAGACAATGATTTTTTCTGCATTCTCTTCTTTTGCCGCTGCCACGATATCCGGCAGGGCCTTCTCAATGGCTCCGTCATAACGAACCACTCTGATTCGTTTATTAAAGCCGTCATGGTCCAAAACTGCTGTGACACCGCTACTCTTTATTGACTTGAGCATCCGCATCCTCCCCATCTGTATGAAGGCCGCACCAATCCATGACAAAAAGTGCAATAATTTTAGCAGATTCTATCATGGCTTCAACCTCAATGTATTCATTGGCCTGATGAGCCGTTTTTGTTTCCCCCGGCCCGAAAACGATCACTGGTGTATCTCCTGCATGGTACAAAAGCCCTCCATCCGTTCCCCACGGGGAAGCCTCAATAATCGGCTCTGTCTGTTTCATTTTTTGATAGGCTGATTGCAGCAC from Bacillus subtilis subsp. subtilis str. 168 encodes the following:
- the yokU gene encoding hypothetical protein (Evidence 4: Unknown function but conserved in other organisms; PubMedId: 22843344, 24914178); the encoded protein is MKTCEWCGELEAVPGRNTVYWELPDGTRAIELTDTPAMVCSSCGMTYQEENTVKEIEDQLLLIQTKKLPESLTYQQLMETERILKRNYFDFS
- the kamA gene encoding lysine 2,3-aminomutase (Evidence 1a: Function from experimental evidences in the studied strain; PubMedId: 10629195, 10839984, 11148055, 17254853, 18307109, 21538109; Product type e : enzyme) — its product is MKNKWYKPKRHWKEIELWKDVPEEKWNDWLWQLTHTVRTLDDLKKVINLTEDEEEGVRISTKTIPLNITPYYASLMDPDNPRCPVRMQSVPLSEEMHKTKYDLEDPLHEDEDSPVPGLTHRYPDRVLFLVTNQCSMYCRYCTRRRFSGQIGMGVPKKQLDAAIAYIRETPEIRDCLISGGDGLLINDQILEYILKELRSIPHLEVIRIGTRAPVVFPQRITDHLCEILKKYHPVWLNTHFNTSIEMTEESVEACEKLVNAGVPVGNQAVVLAGINDSVPIMKKLMHDLVKIRVRPYYIYQCDLSEGIGHFRAPVSKGLEIIEGLRGHTSGYAVPTFVVDAPGGGGKIALQPNYVLSQSPDKVILRNFEGVITSYPEPENYIPNQADAYFESVFPETADKKEPIGLSAIFADKEVSFTPENVDRIKRREAYIANPEHETLKDRREKRDQLKEKKFLAQQKKQKETECGGDSS
- the pgpB gene encoding phosphatidylglycerol phosphate (PGP) phosphatase; undecaprenyl-pyrophosphate phosphatase (promiscuous activity) (Evidence 1a: Function from experimental evidences in the studied strain; PubMedId: 15849754, 16850406, 27528508, 28168443; Product type e: enzyme) translates to MYKPVSLFLFFLILAAAIHTNAVQSADEAISKAAVLIRQPWLNEVMTGITHLGASSFLLPLIVIIGAGMFFYRKTWDGLLMLLVFGTDRLLNKVLKEWIERVRPDFAPLVHESSFSFPSGHSMNAACVYPVIAYFLVKHLPFLSKHKKMVYIIAGVIAVLVGISRVYLGVHFVTDVLGGFSLGLLLFFLVKGFDEKIKRFRQK
- the yodN gene encoding hypothetical protein (Evidence 4: Unknown function but conserved in other organisms), producing the protein MKQNKPKFQVGDIVVVIMYGTVGTITKVHQIDKHYLYEVNHNEVLYFESSIQLYKDYEGVIVDMEKLDIEYEFLIGDVVYVKDYGKELFRIIGHRTEIWRYLEDGWEDIIYELTRLKDGEWLETEEEDLTLVLRKYEMDQFVHQLLFVHYVGETGHEIGEDIASSALLQFEGGDEDQDTLHILAVSIVDELLDIYNDYKILYEMFQDEEYKDMMMFVLESLKEHFS
- the ldcB gene encoding D-alanyl-D-alanine carboxypeptidase lipoprotein (D-ala releasing from tetrapeptide hydrolysis) (Evidence 1a: Function from experimental evidences in the studied strain; PubMedId: 8631706, 15187182, 24909784; Product type e: enzyme) — encoded protein: MKKSGKWFSLAAALSVTAIVGAGCSMSNGDAQKDTKTTAETKQTEQKTADSKKSNTQNSEFSLESQYFNDIKKVDGLETIQNPENILALVNKQYALPGNYEPSDLVIPDVEFSFEEKIQKRYIRKEAADALKTMFDAAKKEGYELAAVSGYRSYDRQKVIFDNEVSLKGERKAKEAVAYPGESEHQTGLAMDISSRSNGFELNEAFGSTADGKWVQDNAYKYGFIIRYPKNKEDITKYEYEPWHLRYVGKKAAKVIQDNDLTLEEYFEKVKKI
- the yoyE gene encoding hypothetical protein (Evidence 4: Unknown function but conserved in other organisms; PubMedId: 24079885) — translated: MGKKHRNRITGQKKNNHIPEKDIIAAEEAHGKEYSAAKRKP
- the kamB gene encoding epsilon-amino-beta-lysine acetyl transferase (Evidence 1a: Function from experimental evidences in the studied strain; PubMedId: 21538109, 24914178; Product type e: enzyme) encodes the protein MLKSIKSSGVTAVLDHDGFNKRIRVVRYDGAIEKALPDIVAAAKEENAEKIIVYAKQHDEPILAKQLFAPEGYLKGYYLGHSACVMVRYLSESRRQTDSYTEEQEIIEAIYRTAPRLRNDSTPVFTMRKAETNDMYQLSMLYKKVFRTYPTPVFDPAYIEKTMNANTVYYIMLDHDRLISAASAEINPELGHAEITDCAVLPEYRGHSLTSFLIEALEKEMAGEDIVHVFSLARASSFGMNAVLYHSGYQYGGRLINNCFIAEGLENMNIWCKQL
- the yoyF gene encoding hypothetical protein (Evidence 5: Unknown function) yields the protein MIAKMMEALDGERFDIIMEKTLKGMTRVMIWGCLPYFLYVLIRMFTN
- the yodL gene encoding shape determination factor (Evidence 1a: Function from experimental evidences in the studied strain; PubMedId: 24079885, 27215790; Product type f: factor); this encodes MMLSVFKKKSCSYDVTIFQTPRFGEKKGYRAVYRTELNGSDHQDVLKRAFSLFNVFDTVPSDYDARFMATGDVILIDEGRKGKTYYQLLPAGWRKINRLIVQTT
- the yozD gene encoding hypothetical protein (Evidence 4: Unknown function but conserved in other organisms), encoding MKEIDLVIDTEEIAEFFYRELARRGYIPSEDELFEIADITFDYLIEKCMIDEELDEDE
- the yozE gene encoding hypothetical protein (Evidence 4: Unknown function but conserved in other organisms; PubMedId: 22843344) — translated: MKSFYHYLLKYRHPKPKDSISEFANQAYEDHSFPKTSTDYHEISSYLELNADYLHTMATFDEAWDQYESEVHGR
- the deoD gene encoding purine nucleoside phosphorylase (Evidence 1a: Function from experimental evidences in the studied strain; PubMedId: 12571059, 16511068, 21279421, 21424839; Product type e: enzyme) produces the protein MSVHIGAEKGQIADTVLLPGDPLRAKFIAETYLENVECYNEVRGMYGFTGTYKGKKISVQGTGMGVPSISIYVNELIQSYDVQNLIRVGSCGAIRKDVKVRDVILAMTSSTDSQMNRVAFGSVDFAPCADFELLKNAYDAAKDKGVPVTVGSVFTADQFYNDDSQIEKLAKYGVLGVEMETTALYTLAAKHGRKALSILTVSDHVLTGEETTAEERQTTFHDMIEVALHSVSQ